The Pseudomonas triclosanedens genome has a window encoding:
- a CDS encoding peptidylprolyl isomerase, which translates to MSCSHYEAKVEHVDLPAISVNGVAIAEDELARELQYHPAASHAQALYSACRALVVRQLLVQRADALGLAADAEEGEAPEEARIRALIDREVGVPEADEASCRQWYETNPSRLTSPWRMRLRHVLLGCAPDDLEGRAKAREQAEELLAELRGHPERFAEKAMRFSDCPSKDDGGDLGWIEPGQTVPEFEKRLLQQQPGLLGHPLESRYGLHVVELIERDGGEPLDFAQARPRIAGYLRAQVLQRAVSQYISVLAGEAQIDGFVFDAAESPLVQ; encoded by the coding sequence ATGAGTTGCTCCCACTACGAAGCCAAGGTCGAACACGTCGACCTGCCTGCCATCTCCGTCAATGGCGTCGCCATCGCCGAGGACGAACTGGCTCGCGAGCTGCAATACCACCCTGCCGCCAGCCATGCCCAGGCGCTGTACTCCGCCTGCCGCGCGTTGGTCGTACGCCAGTTGCTGGTGCAGCGCGCCGACGCGCTGGGCCTCGCGGCCGACGCGGAAGAGGGCGAGGCCCCGGAAGAAGCGCGCATTCGCGCCCTGATCGACCGTGAAGTCGGCGTGCCCGAAGCCGACGAGGCCAGTTGCCGCCAATGGTACGAAACCAACCCCTCCCGCCTGACTTCGCCGTGGCGCATGCGTCTGCGCCACGTGCTGCTGGGTTGCGCACCGGACGACCTGGAAGGCCGCGCCAAGGCCCGCGAACAGGCCGAGGAACTGCTGGCCGAACTGCGTGGACATCCCGAGCGTTTCGCCGAGAAGGCCATGCGCTTCTCTGACTGCCCGTCGAAAGACGACGGAGGGGACCTGGGCTGGATCGAGCCGGGGCAGACCGTCCCCGAGTTCGAGAAACGCCTGCTGCAACAGCAACCCGGCCTGCTTGGCCATCCGCTGGAAAGTCGCTACGGCCTGCACGTGGTCGAGCTGATCGAGCGTGATGGCGGCGAGCCGCTGGACTTCGCACAAGCGCGTCCGCGCATCGCTGGCTACCTGCGCGCCCAGGTGCTGCAGCGTGCCGTCAGCCAGTACATCAGCGTGCTGGCCGGTGAAGCACAGATCGATGGCTTCGTCTTCGACGCTGCGGAGTCGCCGCTGGTGCAGTGA
- the narI gene encoding respiratory nitrate reductase subunit gamma, which yields MSLDLLAFGIYPYVALAICLVGSWARFDLSQYTWKAGSSQMLSKKGMRVYSNLFHVGVLFILAGHFVGLLTPHSVYEHVISTEQKQLLAMVSGGFFGILCFIGLTGLILRRLTNDRVRATGNASDLMILLVLYVQLILGLSTIVASTHHLDGSVMVMLADWAQSIVTFQPLAAAEAIAPVSLVYKLHVTLGLTLFVLFPFTRLVHIVSAPVWYFGRRYQVVRTKRRAL from the coding sequence CGCGCTCGCTATCTGCCTGGTCGGCAGTTGGGCGCGCTTCGACCTCTCGCAATACACCTGGAAAGCCGGCTCCAGCCAGATGCTGAGCAAGAAGGGTATGCGGGTCTACAGCAACCTGTTCCACGTCGGCGTACTGTTCATCCTCGCCGGCCACTTCGTTGGCCTGCTGACCCCGCACTCGGTCTACGAGCACGTCATCAGCACCGAACAGAAGCAACTGCTGGCGATGGTTTCCGGCGGCTTCTTCGGCATCCTCTGCTTCATCGGCCTGACCGGCCTGATCCTGCGCCGCCTGACCAATGACCGCGTGCGTGCCACCGGCAACGCGTCGGACCTGATGATCCTGCTGGTGCTCTACGTCCAGTTGATCCTCGGCCTGTCCACCATAGTCGCATCGACTCATCACCTGGACGGTTCGGTGATGGTCATGCTGGCCGACTGGGCGCAGTCCATCGTCACCTTCCAGCCGCTGGCCGCCGCCGAGGCCATCGCGCCGGTGTCGCTGGTCTACAAGCTGCACGTGACTCTGGGGCTGACCCTGTTCGTGCTGTTCCCCTTCACCCGCCTGGTGCACATCGTCAGCGCCCCGGTGTGGTACTTCGGCCGCCGCTACCAGGTGGTCCGCACCAAGCGTCGCGCGCTGTGA